In Aeromicrobium wangtongii, the DNA window GCGCGACAGCCCACTGCCGTCCTGCAGCACCAGGCCCGTGGTGCTGATGCCGGCGGACTCCAGGGACGCCCGCACCGCGGCCGCCCCGCCCTCGAAGTCGGCGGGCTGCCCGGCAGCGACAGCGACCAGTCGCAGCACGACCTCGGCCGCCTCGTTGTCGCTGACCCGCACGAACGTCTCGACGATCTGGGCGAGCGTCGCGCTGCGCACCCGGGCGACGAGCTCGCTGCCCGCGCCGGCGACTGCGGCCTTCGGGGTGCCGCTGACGTCGATGCCCTGCTTCGACAGGAGCTCGGCGAAGGTCCGTGCGGCGCCTGCGGCCGGCTCCCGGTCACGGATCCCGCGGGTGACCCCCTGGTCGGCCCACAGCGCGGAGACGGGGGTGACGATGTTGGCTGTCACGTAGGACGGCTCCCAGCCGGGGCTCGCGTCCGGGCCGGTGAACAAGGAGGCGTCGTAGCCCAGCGTGACGGTCGTCGTACCGGTCTTCTTCAGCGCCGCAGCGGTGCGCTTGGCCAGGGTCGTCAGGTCGGCCCGGTAGACCCGGTCGGCGCCCTTGCGCGGCGGCTTGGTCGCCAGGTACGGATCGCCGCCGCCGACCAGCACGATGCCGTCACCGGATCGCACGACCGAGGTCGCGAAACGGGTGTCCGGGTCGATCGTGGCGAGGGCCGCGAACCCGGTCAGCAGCTTGGTCGTCGAGGCCGGCACGTAGGGGCGGTCGGCCTCGGTCGCGACATCGGCGGCGGTCGGCCCGGTGACCGCGAGACCGACCCGCGGTCCGAGCACCGACTCGCCGAGCTCGCCGCGCACGACCGCCGCCACCTTGGCCGGGTCGATCGGTCCGGGGCTCGCGGCGTCCGGCGTCGGGACGGGCGGTGCCGCGAGGATCTTCAGGCCCTCGGGATCCACGACCGCCGACGAGCCGCAGTCGCCGTCGCAGATGAACCGGTTGAGGTCTCCCCGGCCCCACAGGGTCACTCCGAGGGCCACGACCAGTCCTGCCACGACCAGCGGGATCAGCAGCGCCGTGACACGGCCCACGACCCTGCTTCCGCCATGACCTGCCACATGCGCCAGACTATAGAGACCCTCGACGCGGCGCCGCCAGGCATCGCGCTCCCCACATTTCAACCGCCGGAGGCAACAGTGATTTTCGACGTCACCGTGGAAATCCCCAAGGGCAGCCGCAACAAGTACGAGGTCGACCACTCGTCGCACCGCATCCGTCTTGACCGCACGCTGTTCACCGCTACGCAGTACCCGGCGGACTACGGTTTCATCGACGACACCCTCGGGATGGACAGCGACCCGCTGGACGCGCTCGTGCTGCTGTCCGAGCCGACGTTCCCCGGCTGCGTCATCTCGTGCCGCACGATCGGCATGTTCCGCATGACCGACGAGGCCGGCGGAGACGACAAGGTCCTGTGCGTCCCGGCCAAGGACCCGCGCCAGGAGCACCTGCGCGACATCCACCACGTGCCGGAGTTCGATCGTCTCGAGATCGAGCACTTCTTCACCGTCTACAAGGACCTCGAGCCGGGCAAGTCCGTCGAGGGCTCCACCTGGACGGGCCGGGTCGAGGCCGAGGCCGAGATCCAGGCCAGCTACGACCGCTTCAAGGCCAACGGCGGGTACTGAGGTACATCACAGCTCGGACACGCGGCTCGACGTCCAGCGTTGAGCCGCGCCCGATCTAGCCTGTCTCGGTGCCGCTGCGCAAGCTCCTGATCGCGGCCCTCGGATCACTGCTGTTGACCGTGGGCCTGGCTGCTCCTGCCTCGGCGCGCCCGGCCAGGGTGGCGGCCCCGTACGTGACGGCCGCCTCGCCGCACACGCTCACTGTCGAGTGGCCCCAGGTGCGCGGCGCCCGCCGGTACACCGTCCACGTGGCGGCAACTCCCAAGAAGGCGAGCCGGACCACGAAGCGGTCCCACTGGTCCCACGGCAAGAAGACCAGGCTCAAGATCAAGAACCTGTCCTCGAAGCGGCGCTACTGCTTCACGGTCAAGGCCGTCCGCGGCGGCACGAGCGGCAAGCGCTCGGAGCCGGTCTGCGCGCACACCCTGCGCCGGACCATCAAGCCGGGCGGCCACCGCGTCTCGGTGGCGACCTTCAACGTCTGCGCCGCCGCGGACAACTGCAAGAGGTGGACCAAGAAGCGCGAGAACGCCATCGTGCAGCGCATCGTCGACGCCCGGGCGGACGTCGTCGCGATCCAGGAGATCACCCGCAAGGCGGACAAGCTGGCGTCCCGGCTGGCCAAGCACGGGTACACCCGGTACGCGGCGCCCACCCGCAAGGTCGACGAGGCCATCTACTACCGGACCGCCGTGGCGGACATGGCCGTCACGACCGAGCCGGAGCAGGTGTGTGAGGTCGAGCCCTACGCGGGCGCCGAGGACACCGCCGCGTGGCGTTTCCCGCGGCACTACGACGCGGCGTCCCAGCGCTGGTACGCGTTCCGCACCAGCAGCTGGACCACCGAGGAGCCGGTCTGCCGCGAGCGGAACGCGCCGGTCGAGCACGAAGGGCGCATCGGATCGCCGACCGGCGCGTCCGCGGCGTGGGCGGCGTTGCGGCTCAAGCGCACGGGCCAGACGTACGTGTTCGTCTCGGCGCACCTGTCCCACGGTCGGACCGCGAAGGACGGGCGGCTGCGCGGACGGGAGACCAAGCAGCTGATCCGCAATGCCGAGCGGATCGCCGGGCCGCTCCCCATCATCTTCATGGGCGACTTCAACTCCTATCGCGGTGGCCCGGCGGGCGATGCCCCCCGCAAGGAGATGGCCAGGGCGGGCTGGATCGACACCTTCGACGCCTCGGACACCTACACCCGGCCCTATGTCAGCAGCTTCAACGGCTGGCGCCCCAAGGTCTCCACGATGAAGCACTGGGGCGGTCACATCGACCGCATCTTCATCCGCCCGTCGATGGGATCGACCTCGTGGCGGGTCGTCGCCAAGACCAAGAAGCGGCGCTACGTCGGCGTCCAGGCATCGGACCACAACGCGGTGCGGACCACGATCCTGCTGCCCTGAGCGGAGCAGACGCTGTGACATCGCGCACACTGGAGTGATGATGCGCTCCTGGCGGGTCATCCCCGCGCTCGTCCTCACCGTCCCCGTGCTCGTCGCGACGCCGGCCGTCGCGGACCGCCCCGACCTGCGGGTCTCGGTCGTCCAGGACGGGCTCAGCCATCCGTGGGACCTGGCCTTCCTGCCCGACGGGAGGATGCTGGTGACCGAGCGGGACTCGCGGCGGCTGAGCCTGGCGACACCCGGTGGCCCGCGCCGCACGGTGCTCACCGCGCCGCGACACATGTGGGCCGCCGGGGAGACCGGCCTGATGTCGGTCGAGGTCGCCGCCGACTTCGCCCGGAGCCGCGGGATCATCACGTGCCACGGCTATCGCCGGGGCGGCGTGCAGGACGTCCGGGTCGTGCGGTGGCGGCTCAGCTCGGCCGGCACCTCGGCGTCGTACGTCCGCACACTGGTGTCCGGGCTGCCCTCGACCAGCGGCCGCCACGGCGGCTGCGCCCTGGCGAAGGGTCCGCGCAACCAGCTGTACATCGGCACCGGCGATGCGGCCACGGGGCGCAATCCGCAGCGCCTGACCTCCGGCGGCGGCAAGGTGCTGCGGGTCGACGCGACGACCGGACGCCCCGTGGCGTCCAATCCGTTCATCCGCAGCAGCAACCGCATGAAGCAACGCGTGTTCACCTACGGGCACCGCAACGTGCAGGGTCTGGCGCGGCGCAGCGACGGCACGATGTGGTCGGTCGAGCAGGGCAGCTATCGCGACGACGAGGTCAACCGGCTGGCCAAGAAGGCCAACTACGGCTGGAACCCGGTGCCCCGGAAGGCCACGGACCCCGCCTACAACGAGGGCGCCGGCTCACCCATGACCGACCACCGCCTGCCGGGCGCTCAACGGGGGGCGCGGTGGCGGTCCGGGAGCAGCACGGTGGCGGCGAGCGCGGGCGCATTCGTGACCGGCCGCTCGTGGGGCGACTGGAGAGGCGCTCTGGCCGTCTCGGCGTTGAAGGACACCTCGCTGCGGCTGCTGCGGTTCAGCAAGGGCGGCAGCCTGCGGGGGACGTGGAAGCCGGCCGCGCTCGACGGCAGGTACGGCCGCCTGCGCGGGGCCGTCGCCGGGCCGGACGGTGCGCTGTACGTGACGACGTCGAACGGGACGAACGACAAGATCCTGCGGGTGACGGCCGGCGGCTGAGCCGGGCGTCTCAGGCCTGCGTCCCGCTGAGCAGCGCGCGCATCGTGTCGGCGAAGACGCCGACGTCGATCGTCTGGTCGAGCGAGCGCAGCGTGCCCAGGCCGATGCCCAGGCTGAGCAGCGCCGTGGCCGCCTGGTCGGCGTCGACTCCCTCGATGCCGGCCTCGGCGGTGACCTGCCGGACCAGGTCGGCGATCGCGACGCGGATCGCGCGGTGCCGCTTGACCAGCTCGGTGGCCACATAGGTGCTCTGCCGGGCGATGGCGCCGAACTCGACCTCGAGAGCCGTCCAACGCGGCTGTCCGAGCCCTTCGCGAGCCCAGGCAGAGAATGCCTCGATGCGTCCGTCCAGATCGGTGTCCTGCGTGAACGCACGGACCACGCCGATGATCTGCTCCTCGTGGATGCTGTCGAGCACCGCCATGCAGAGCTCTTCCTTGCCGGCGAAGTTGGAGTACACCGCACCCTTGGAGAAGCCGGCCCGCAGCGCGACCTTGTCCAGCGAGGTCGCGTTGTAGCCGTCGGCCAGGAACATCTCCCGGGCCACGGCGATCAGCGCCTCCCGCGTCTGCGCCTGGCGCTGCGCCCGGCTGACCTTGATGTTGCTCGACACACCTGCTCCTCGTCCGGCGGATCCGTGTTCCGGATGCCTCTTGCATCATACTCAGATACCGCTAGTATCTGAAATGTGATCTCCAAGGACATCGTCATCATCGGCACCGGGTTCTCCGGCATGGGCATGGCCATGAAGCTACGCGCATCCGGCCGCGAGGACTTCGTGATCCTCGAGAAGGCGCAGGACGTCGGCGGAACCTGGCGCGACAACACCTATCCCGGGTGCGAGTGCGACATCCCCAGCCACATGTACTCCTTCTCCTACGAGCTCAACGCCGACTGGAGCAAGAGCTTCTCCGGGCAGGAGGAGATCTGGTCGTACATGCGCAACGTCGCCGACGAGCAGGGCATCCGGCCGTACATCGACTTCGGTGTCGAGGTCACGGGGGCGTCGTGGGACGAGAGCCGCCAGCGCTGGACGGTCCGCACCGCCGGCGGCGAGGACTACGAGGCCCGCTTCGTGGTCGCCGGGGTCGGCGGGCTGCACATCCCCAACATCCCCGAGATCACCGGGGCCGAGACGTTCGAGGGGCCACGCTTCCACTCCGCGACCTGGGACCACTCGATCGACCTGGCGGGCAAGAAGGTCGTCGTGATCGGCACCGGCGCCAGCGCGATCCAGTTCATCCCGATCATCGCGCAGGAGGTCGGCCAGCTGACGGTCTTCCAGCGCACTCCCCCGTGGGTGCTGCCCAAGAACGACAAGCCGATGCCCGAGTGGCGCAAGAAGCTGTTCGCGAAGGTCCCCGCGGCGCAGCGGATCTACCGCGATGCCCTCTACTGGGGCCTGGAGGCGCGGGCGATCGCGTTCAACGGCCACCTGAACGTCCTGCCGTTCGCCGAGAAGATCGTCACGCGACAGCTGGAGAAGAAGATCCCCGATCCCGAGCTGCGGGCCAAGCTGACGCCGGACTACCGGCTGGGCTGCAAGCGGGTCCTGCAGTCCAACACGTACTACCCGACGTTCCTGCGCGACAACGTCGAGCTGAGCACCGACGGCGTCGCCGAGATCGTCAGCGACGGCGTCATCGACGGCAATGGCGTCAAGCACGAGGCCGATGTCATCATCTACGGCACCGGCTTCCACGTCATCGACGCCTTCGACTACCTCGACATCAAGGGCCGCGACGGCGTCGACCTGGCGGCCCAGTTCCGCGAGAACGGCGTCGAGACGTACATGGGCATCATGGTCAACGGCTTCCCGAACCTGGCGTTCATGCTGGGACCCAACACGGCGCTGGGCCACAACTCGGTGGTGTTCATGATCGAGCAGCAGACCAAGTTCATCATCCGGCTGCTCGACGAGCTGGACGCCCGTGGCGCGGCCGCGGCCGAGCCGACGTGGAAGGCCCAGAGCGAGTTCAACGAGGAGATCCAGCGCCTCGTCGAGAAGGGCATCTGGACGCAGGGCGGCTGCACCAGCTGGTACCTGGACAGCCACGGCAAGAACCGCACCATCTGGCCGAAGTTCACCTTCCAGTACTGGTGGGAGACCCGCAAGGTCGACCCCGCCGCCTTTGCCTGGGAACGCGCTGCCTGACCCACCTCCCCCCTGAGTGCGACGTTCTCCACGCGGTCCCCGCGTGAGCGGTGCAGGAAACGTCCCACTCAGCGGGGAGGGGGGTCAGCGGGGGCCGACGTCCGTCACGGTCACGGCGGCCTCGCCGATCTCGTCGCTGCGGGCCAGGTCGACCGTCGCGCTGATGCCCCAGTCGCGGTCGCCCTCGGGATCGTCGAAGGTCTGCCGGACGGTCCACGTCTCCGGGCCCTCCTCGACCATGAACAGCTCGGGCCCACGTGATCCGGGACCGGTGCCGATGTTGGTCGCGAATCCCGACTCGGCCGGGTACTCCTCGCGGTATGCGGCCATCGCCGCCTGCCAGGCCTCGGCGTCCCACTCGGAGTCCGGCTCGAGCGCGGCGAGCTCGGTCCAGCGGCCGAAGGCGGCCAGCTCGACCCGGCGGAACATCGCATTGCGCACCAGCACCCGGAAGGCCCGGGTGTTGCCGGTGACGGGGCGCGGCGTCTCGCTGGCCATCGCCTGCGGCCGCACCTCCAGGGGGTCGACGCCCGGGGCGATGAGCTGCTCCCACTCGTCCAGCAGCGAGGAGTCGGTCTGACGGACGAGCTCGCCGAGCCACTCGGTGAGGTCCTCCAGCTCGGTGTTGCGGGCCTTCTCCGGCACGGTGCGCCCCAGCGTCTTGTAGACGTCCGACAGGTAGCGCAGAACCAGGCCCTCCGAGCGGGCGAGCTGGTAGTCGCCGATCAGCTCGGAGAACGTCATCGCGCGCTCCCACATCTCGCGCACGACCGACTTGGGTCGCAGCTCGTGGTCGGCGACCCACGGGTGCCCGCCGCGGTAGGTCTCGTAGGCCGCGGTCAGCAGCTCCTCGAGCGGCTTGGGCCAGGTGATCTCCTCGAGCAGCTCCATCCGCTCGTCGTACTCGATGCCGTCCATCTTCATCTCGTTGATCGCCTCCCCGCGGGCCCGGTGGCGCTGGGCGTTGAGGATCGGCCGCGGGTCGTCGAGCGTCGCCTCGATGACCGACACGACGTCGAGCGCGTACGTCGGCGACTCCCGGTCCAGCAGCTCGAGCGCCGCGACGGCGAACGGGGACAGCGGCTGGTTGAGCGCGAAGTTGGCCTGCAGATCGATCGTCAGCTGCAGCGTGCGGCCCTCCTCGTCAGGCGGGTCGATGCGCTCGACGACCCCGCCGGCCAGCAGGGCCTCGATGATCTCGTCGACCTGCGCCAGCATGCGGTCCTGCGCCTCCTCGGTCTCCCCGCTCTCGCGCAGCAGGTGCTCGAGGGCCGCCCGCGCGTCGCCGGGTCGCGAGATGACGTCCAGCACCATCGCGTGGCTGACCTTCATGCGTGAGTGGAGCGGCTCGGGGGTGCCGGTCGAGAGCTTCTCGAACGTGCCCTGCCCCCAGGACACGAATCCCTCCTGGGGCTTCTTGCGGTTGATGCGCTTGAGCTTCTTGGGGTCGTCGCCGGCCTTGCGGACCAGGCGCGCGTTCTCGATCTCGTGATCGGGGGCCTCGACCACGACGTGCCCGATCGTGTCGTAGCCGGCCCGGCCGGCTCGGCCGGCGATCTGCTGGAACTCGCGGACCTGCAGCTGCCGCTGGCGGGTGCCGTCGTACTTGGACAGTCCGCTGAACAGCACGGTGCGGATCGGGACGTTGATGCCCACGCCCAGCGTGTCGGTGCCGCACACGACCTTCAGCAGTCCCTGCTGCGTCAGCGTCTCGACCAGGCGGCGGTAGCGCGGCAGCATGCCGGCGTGGTGGACGCCGACGCCCATCCGGATGAGTCGCGACAGCGTCTTGCCGAATGCCGAGGAGAATCGGAAGTCCCCCAGCGCGTCGGCGATCGTGTCGCGCTCCTCGCGGGTCGCCACCTTGATGCTGGTCAGCGCCTGCGCGCGCTCCAGCGCCGACACCTGCGTGAAGTGGACGACGTAGACGGGCGTCTGGCCGGTCTCGATGAGCTGCTCGAGGGTCTCCTGCACGGGGGTCGTGACGTACTCGCTGACCAGCGGTACGGGGCGCTCGGTGGACGACACGACCGTCGTCTCGCGACCGGTGCGCCGGGTCAGGTCCGCCTCGAGCCTCGTGGTGTCGCCGAGCGTGGCCGACATCAGCAGGAACTGCGCCTTCGGGAGCTCGATGAGCGGGACCTGCCACGCCCAGCCTCGCTCCGGATCTGCGTAGAAGTGGAACTCGTCCATCACGACCAGGCCGATGTCGGCCTCGGCGCCCTCGCGAAGTGCCATGTTCGCCAGGATCTCGGCGGTCGCGGCGATGATCGGGGCGTCGGCGTTGACCGCCGCGTCGCCGGTGACCATGCCCACGTTCTCGGCCCCGAAGATCTCGCACAGGTCGAAGAATTTCTCACTCACCAGGGCCTTGATCGGTGCGGTGTAGACACTGCACTCCCCGCGCGCGAGCGCTGCCGCCATCGCGCCGGTCGCCACGAGGCTCTTGCCCGAGCCGGTGGGGGTGGCAAGGATGACGTTGTTGCCTGCGACGCACTCCAGGATCGCCTCGTCCTGGGCGGGATACATCGTGATGCCGCGGGACTCGACCCACTCGGCGACGGCTTCGTAGACCGCATCCTCATCGGTGGTGACACCCTTGGGCAGCAGATCGACGAGACGCATGGTCGCCATTGTCCTCCGGCCATCCGGGCCGTGGACGCGCGCCACCCGCGAATTCCCTAAGCAAGCGCTTACCGATGCGCTATCGTCGGGCCATGAAGGCGATCCAGATCACATCCCTTGACGGACCCGCAGCGGTCGAGCTCCTCGACGTCCCCGAGCCCGTGCCGGGCGACGGCCAGGTGCTGATCCGCGTGCACGCGGCCGGCGTCGCGTTCCCGGAGGTGCTGCAGAGCCGCGGGCTCTACCAGATGAAGCCCGAGCTGCCGTTCACGCCGGGCGCCGAGATCGCCGGCGAGGTGGTCAGCGCCCCGGAGGGCTCCGGCCTCGTCCCCGGCGACCGCGTCGCGGCCCTGTGCCTGCTGGGCGGCTTCGCCGAGCTGGCCGTCGCACCGGCCACCGAGACGTTCAAGCTGCCCGACAACGTGTCGTACGAGCAGGGCGCCTCGATCATCTTCAACTACGGGACGGCCTACTTCGCCCTCGTCGAGCGCGGCAAGCTGCAGCCCGGCGAGTCGGTCCTCGTGCAGGGGGCGGCCGGCGGCATCGGGACGGCGGCGATCCAGGTCGCGAAGGCATTCGGCGCCGGTCGCGTCGTGGCCGTGACCTCGACCGTCGAGAAGGGCGCGGTCGCCCTCGAGGCCGGGGCGGACGAGTTCGTGCTCGCCGACGGCTTCAAGGACGCCGTCGTGGCCGGCGGCAAGGTCGACATCGTGGTCGACCCGGTCGGCGGCGACCGGTTCACCGACTCGCTGCGCTGCCTGGCCGATGACGGCCGCGTGCTGGTCATCGGCTTCACCGCCGGCGAGATCCCGACGGTCAAGGTCAACCGCCTGCTGCTGAACAACATCTCGGTGGTCGGCGTCGGCTGGGGCGCGTACGTCCTGGCCCGCCCAGGGCACATCGCCGGCGAGTGGGACGCCCTCACGCCGCACCTCGAGAGCGGGGCCCTGCGTCCGGTCGTGGGGCCGACGTTCCCGCTCGCCGAGGCGTCCGCCGCGCTGCTGACGCTCGACGAGCGCCGCGCAACCGGCAAGGTGCTGCTGACCATCTGACCCACACCGCCGACGCGTGGGTTACGCACGCCGACGCGTGGCTTACGCACGCCGACGCGTGGGTTGCGCTCAGCACAACCCACGCGTCGCGGTTCACAACCCACGCGTCGCGGTTCACAACTCACGCGTCAGCGTTCGCTGTCGAGCATCGCCATCTGCTCGGCGGCGTAGCGCGTCCCGGCGACCTTGTCGGCGGGCATCGCGGCCTCGATCGCAGCGAGCTGGTCGGCGGTCAACGTCACGTCCGCTGCGCCCCAGGCTCTCGGTGGCCACGACCTGCGCGCCTGACCGTATGGTCGGTACGTGCCTGAGTTCAACGGATTCCCCGAGGCGGCCCTCGACTTCTACGACGACATCGAGATGGACAACACCAAGACGTTCTGGGAGGCGCACAAGGACGTCTACAGAACCGCCGTGGCCGAGCCCATGAAGGCGCTGACCGCAGCGCTGGCCGACGAGTTCGGCGAGGCGAAGATCTACCGGCCGTACCGCGACGTGCGGTTCGCCAAGGACAAGACCCCGTACAAGACCCATCAGGGCGCCTTCGTCGCGAAGGGCCCCTCGACCGGCTACTACGTCCAGATCGGGGCGCCGGGCGTCCGGGTCGGCGTCGGCTACTACGAGGCGTCCGGGCCCCGGCTGGCCAGCATCCGCGACGCGATCGTCGAGGACCGCCGCGGCGGCGAGCTCGAGCGGATCATCAAGAAGATGACCGCCTCCGGCTGGGAGCTCGGCGGTGACAAGCTCAAGACCGCGCCCCGCGGCTACGACGCCGACCACCCGCGGATCGACCTGCTGCGGCACAAGTCGATGACGCTGGGCAAGTCGTATGGCTTCGACCCGGTCATCCACACCCCCGAGCTCATCGACCGGATCCGCGCCGACTGGCGAGCTGCGACCCCGTTCGTGGAGTGGGTCCGCACCTACGCCAAGGGCTGACTCCGGCCCCAAGATTTGGCCGATGATCAACCGTTTCCTCGTCCGTCAGGGACAAGAATGGTTGTTCATCGGCCAAATTTCGGCTGGTGGCTTCCCCATGCCCCTCGGCAGATGTCGGTCAGATTCCCAGCATGTGCCCCGCGGCCTGCCATCGCAGCACTTGCGGCCAGGCCGGGTCGGCGCAACCATGGGGCGACCGACCACAGGGAGCCCCCCATGTACGTCATCATCACGACCGACGGCTCGAAGCAGTCGTTGCAGGCCGCGCGTTATCTCAAGTCCGTCGCCGATCCGGACACCATCACGTCGATCGCGGTGCTCGCGGTCATCAGTCCTCTCGCGGCCGTGCCGTTCGCGACCGCCGACAAGGGACGGCAGGACCCGGCGGACATGTCCTTTCGGGAGTCCGCGACGGCTGCCACCAAGGAGGTCGCCGCAATCCTCGCCGGCTGGGGCCCCAAGGTCACGACCCAGATCCGCAGCGGGTCCCCGGCCTCGGAGATCGTCAAGGCCGCCAAGGCCAAGGACGCCGGTCTCATCGTCCTGGCCGCCCGCAGCTCGCGCGCCGAAGCCGTCCTGATGGGCTCGGTGGCGCACCGCGTGCTCAACCACGCGCCATGCCCCGTGCTGGTCGTCCCCCCTGGCACGAAGATCAAGGCCAAGAGCAAGGCCAAGCCGGCCGCGGCCGCCAAGAAGCCGGTCGCCAAGAGCCCTTCGTGACGGGGAGCCGGCTCAGCGCGTCGGGTCGTCGCCGACCTGGACGAGCAGCTTGCCGAAGTTCTTGCCCTTGAGCATCCCGAAGAACGCCTCGGGAGCGTTCTCGAGGCCCTGGACGATGTCCTCCTTGTGGCGCAGCGAGCCGTCGGCGATCCAGCCTGCGGCGTCGGCCTGGAACGCCTTGTAGTGCGTCTTGACGAACTCGTTCTGGATGAAGCCGCGCACCGTCAGGCTCTTGGTGAGGATCGTCTGCATCAGCCGGGGCGCACGGTCGGGCCCGGGCGGCAGCTCGGTGTCGTTGTAGTGGGCGACGAGCCCGCACACCGGGACCCGGGCGTAGGTGTTCAGACGCGGCAGGACCGCATCCCACACGTGACCGCCGACGTTCTCGAAGTAGACGTCGATGCCGTCCGGCACCGCGGCCTTGAGATCGTCCTTGAACGTCGGCGAGCGGTGGTCCAGGGCCACGTCGAAGCCGAGCTCCTCGAGCCAGGCGACCTTCTGCGCGCCGCCGGCGATGCCGACGGCCCGCGCGCCCTTGATGCGCGCGATCTGTCCGACGGCAGAGCCCACGGGCCCGGCCGCTGCGGCCACGACGACGGTCTCACCGGGCTGTGGGCGACCGATCTCCAGCAGCCCTGCGTACGCCGTGAAGCCCGGCATCCCGAGGACTCCGACCGCGGTCGACACCGGCGCGCGGGACGGGTCGAGCTTGCGGACCTGCCCGGCCGGCAGCACCCCATACGCCTGCCAGCCCAGGTGCGACAGCACGATGTCACCCGGCACGAGGGACGGGTCGCGGGACTCGACGACCTCGGCCACGGTGCCGCCCTCCATGACCGCCCCGAGCTCGACGGGCGCGGCGTACGACTTGGCGTCGTTCATGCGTCCGCGCATGTACGGGTCGAGCGAGAGGTAGATCGTTCGCAGCAGCACCTCTCCCTCAGCGGGTTCGGGCACCGGCACGTGCTCGATCCTGAAGTTGTCGGCGGTCGGCTCGCCATCGGGTCGTGAGGCCAGCAGGATGCGGGTGTTCTGGATCGGATCGGTCACCGTGCCGACGATAACGGGCATCCGTGCACGACACTGGATGACATGACGCAGAGCAGGCCCTTCTGGCGGGCGATCGAGGCCATTCACGATGTCGTCTACTTCGCTCCCAGCACGAAGGAGCGGTACGGCGCGATCGGGCTGAAGGGCTTCTGGATGGGGTACGCGGCATCGAGGTCCGCGGCGGTCGGGACCCCGTCGGCACACCTGGTGACGGCGCTGTTCCACGGCTTCGCCCCGGCACTCGTCCAGCGCGCGATCCCGGACGCCTGGCAGCTGGCCGACCGCGATGCGGTCCTGGCGGCCCGCCTGGACGTCGCCCGGGACGCACTGGCCCCGGCGCTCGACGGCGCGGACGTCGCGCGGATCGCGCGCGACCTGGGCACGATCACCTCCCGGCTCGACTTCGCCGGCAAGCCGCTGGCCGCGGCCCACGCCGACCTGCCGACACCGGCGGACGAGATCGGCCGGCTGTGGCACGCGGCGACGATCATCCGCGAGTACCGCGGCGACTGCCATGTCGCGGTGC includes these proteins:
- a CDS encoding NADP-dependent oxidoreductase, with product MTDPIQNTRILLASRPDGEPTADNFRIEHVPVPEPAEGEVLLRTIYLSLDPYMRGRMNDAKSYAAPVELGAVMEGGTVAEVVESRDPSLVPGDIVLSHLGWQAYGVLPAGQVRKLDPSRAPVSTAVGVLGMPGFTAYAGLLEIGRPQPGETVVVAAAAGPVGSAVGQIARIKGARAVGIAGGAQKVAWLEELGFDVALDHRSPTFKDDLKAAVPDGIDVYFENVGGHVWDAVLPRLNTYARVPVCGLVAHYNDTELPPGPDRAPRLMQTILTKSLTVRGFIQNEFVKTHYKAFQADAAGWIADGSLRHKEDIVQGLENAPEAFFGMLKGKNFGKLLVQVGDDPTR
- a CDS encoding DUF2461 domain-containing protein, whose amino-acid sequence is MPEFNGFPEAALDFYDDIEMDNTKTFWEAHKDVYRTAVAEPMKALTAALADEFGEAKIYRPYRDVRFAKDKTPYKTHQGAFVAKGPSTGYYVQIGAPGVRVGVGYYEASGPRLASIRDAIVEDRRGGELERIIKKMTASGWELGGDKLKTAPRGYDADHPRIDLLRHKSMTLGKSYGFDPVIHTPELIDRIRADWRAATPFVEWVRTYAKG
- a CDS encoding NADPH:quinone oxidoreductase family protein encodes the protein MKAIQITSLDGPAAVELLDVPEPVPGDGQVLIRVHAAGVAFPEVLQSRGLYQMKPELPFTPGAEIAGEVVSAPEGSGLVPGDRVAALCLLGGFAELAVAPATETFKLPDNVSYEQGASIIFNYGTAYFALVERGKLQPGESVLVQGAAGGIGTAAIQVAKAFGAGRVVAVTSTVEKGAVALEAGADEFVLADGFKDAVVAGGKVDIVVDPVGGDRFTDSLRCLADDGRVLVIGFTAGEIPTVKVNRLLLNNISVVGVGWGAYVLARPGHIAGEWDALTPHLESGALRPVVGPTFPLAEASAALLTLDERRATGKVLLTI
- a CDS encoding SCO6745 family protein, giving the protein MTQSRPFWRAIEAIHDVVYFAPSTKERYGAIGLKGFWMGYAASRSAAVGTPSAHLVTALFHGFAPALVQRAIPDAWQLADRDAVLAARLDVARDALAPALDGADVARIARDLGTITSRLDFAGKPLAAAHADLPTPADEIGRLWHAATIIREYRGDCHVAVLTAAGLDGAAANALAAVTGLVPPGQLDMRGWTEAEASEAIARLATRGWVDAAGAVTDTGRAARAQIEDTTDRVCAAGFDREATGRAITVEESVVAVARRLEELGAITYPNPAGVQRP
- a CDS encoding DEAD/DEAH box helicase; the protein is MRLVDLLPKGVTTDEDAVYEAVAEWVESRGITMYPAQDEAILECVAGNNVILATPTGSGKSLVATGAMAAALARGECSVYTAPIKALVSEKFFDLCEIFGAENVGMVTGDAAVNADAPIIAATAEILANMALREGAEADIGLVVMDEFHFYADPERGWAWQVPLIELPKAQFLLMSATLGDTTRLEADLTRRTGRETTVVSSTERPVPLVSEYVTTPVQETLEQLIETGQTPVYVVHFTQVSALERAQALTSIKVATREERDTIADALGDFRFSSAFGKTLSRLIRMGVGVHHAGMLPRYRRLVETLTQQGLLKVVCGTDTLGVGINVPIRTVLFSGLSKYDGTRQRQLQVREFQQIAGRAGRAGYDTIGHVVVEAPDHEIENARLVRKAGDDPKKLKRINRKKPQEGFVSWGQGTFEKLSTGTPEPLHSRMKVSHAMVLDVISRPGDARAALEHLLRESGETEEAQDRMLAQVDEIIEALLAGGVVERIDPPDEEGRTLQLTIDLQANFALNQPLSPFAVAALELLDRESPTYALDVVSVIEATLDDPRPILNAQRHRARGEAINEMKMDGIEYDERMELLEEITWPKPLEELLTAAYETYRGGHPWVADHELRPKSVVREMWERAMTFSELIGDYQLARSEGLVLRYLSDVYKTLGRTVPEKARNTELEDLTEWLGELVRQTDSSLLDEWEQLIAPGVDPLEVRPQAMASETPRPVTGNTRAFRVLVRNAMFRRVELAAFGRWTELAALEPDSEWDAEAWQAAMAAYREEYPAESGFATNIGTGPGSRGPELFMVEEGPETWTVRQTFDDPEGDRDWGISATVDLARSDEIGEAAVTVTDVGPR
- a CDS encoding universal stress protein, which encodes MYVIITTDGSKQSLQAARYLKSVADPDTITSIAVLAVISPLAAVPFATADKGRQDPADMSFRESATAATKEVAAILAGWGPKVTTQIRSGSPASEIVKAAKAKDAGLIVLAARSSRAEAVLMGSVAHRVLNHAPCPVLVVPPGTKIKAKSKAKPAAAAKKPVAKSPS